In Aspergillus luchuensis IFO 4308 DNA, chromosome 1, nearly complete sequence, the following are encoded in one genomic region:
- a CDS encoding uncharacterized protein (BUSCO:EOG09260UXC;~COG:L;~EggNog:ENOG410PFUP;~InterPro:IPR013026,IPR011990,IPR019734;~go_function: GO:0005515 - protein binding [Evidence IEA]) translates to MADATVIYPASLNTLFDESSALREQYDPIRLADADIVPLLQLPSAKAVFGHDAADSEALGHVSRKEISYTTFLTEKAKAVAQTPVDGLTSEQQRSQLLHIGLAALFGFLQSNVTGPPLEFSPADVVIPAALRSDKAALRAVRDHVIRDLSVDGEAAYKLTPNVELFAVAKALLVDADVLLTNGPLVARTVRVRVNFLHQKMLSEVTGALQDSIYTDLEELEKLVLSDKCTAQEKGRFLLERATIHTHHSFDAKARKDLEQAAAERKFEFALTGKLGKRTKFQDRDISQLVILAKSADAAAESDDKPSVPKKLDLNDDTLLESISFTKPDAQKSDDTQVTVQEESNLPPALASLDPGDQPKLDPVDSAILLAFASAITNTAPENGLTREETQPYATRVLEGGSSNWQIYTQALLVRSRVEGYKARTVERSVLQMQALVDQVIADTATSDEQAGTSVDEPTTFLPRPEKSESASAAERLEYIWILSFSTRWSLEAELATRWVNLGGLRTALDIYERLQMWAEAALCYAATEREDKAKYLVRRQLYQPTGTDPDDENEKFDGPELSPLPADAPRLLCILGDIDTDPAMYERAWAVSNNRYARAQRSLARHYLSLKPPALDKAEDAYLKSLHINRLNHGAWFALGCVQLELQKWDDAIDSFTRTVQLEDTDAEAWSNLAAAILRSPKPAESTEPFPIPITEAPTKADDEEDEEVPSQPAPEDPYKRKREALAALQRAAQLKHSDVRIWDNVLTVAASIPPPFTPFREVITAQRRVIELHGSKNGEKCIDLPITGLLVDHLVTAYNYSDLLISIDGDDSTAKVVRSGTIAGQILSLIDTSIVPLITHSAPLWLLVARVEVFRERPSMAFEAHEKAWRATVASASQGAFQMADEKRWMDIVRATERLVRDGYARFGPMDKEGTEEMVAKDWRFKARSAVRGILGKGKEFWEDSEGWAKLKELQSEVGSN, encoded by the coding sequence ATGGCTGACGCTACTGTCATTTACCCTGCGTCTCTGAACACCCTGTTCGACGAGTCATCCGCTCTCCGGGAACAATATGACCCTATCCGCCTGGCAGATGCGGATATAGTGCCCCTCCTGCAGCTGCCCTCCGCAAAGGCAGTCTTCGGACATGATGCAGCAGATTCCGAGGCTCTCGGCCATGTCTCTCGCAAAGAGATCTCCTATACTACCTTCTTGacggaaaaggcaaaggctGTCGCCCAGACACCAGTGGATGGCTTGACCTCTGAGCAACAGCGCTCTCAATTGCTCCATATCGGTCTGGCCGCTCTGTTCGGCTTCTTGCAGTCGAATGTCACTGGTCCTCCGTTGGAGTTCAGCCCTGCAGATGTTGTCATTCCTGCTGCTCTTCGGTCGGACAAAGCGGCCCTCCGTGCCGTCCGTGATCATGTCATTCGGGACCTTTCGGTGGACGGTGAGGCCGCTTACAAGCTCACTCCTAATGTGGAATTGTTCGCCGTGGCAAAGGCTCTGCTggtggatgctgatgttCTGCTGACGAACGGTCCGTTGGTGGCTAGGACTGTGAGGGTTCGTGTCAACTTCCTTCACCAGAAGATGCTGTCGGAAGTGACTGGCGCGCTGCAAGATTCCATCTACACCGATTTGGAGGAGCTCGAAAAGCTTGTTCTGAGCGACAAGTGCACTGCACAGGAGAAGGGTCGGTTCCTTCTCGAAAGAGCTACCATCCATACCCACCACAGCTTTGATGCGAAGGCCCGAAAGGATCTCGAACAGGCTGCTGCGGAACGGAAGTTCGAGTTCGCTCTAACTGGTAAGCTCGGAAAGAGAACCAAGTTCCAGGACCGTGATATCAGTCAGCTGGTCATCCTGGCCAAGAGCGCCGATGCCGCCGCGGAATCGGACGACAAGCCCTCTGTCCCGAAGAAGCTGGATCTCAATGATGACACTCTTCTTGAGTCTATCTCCTTTACCAAGCCGGATGCTCAGAAATCCGACGATACACAAGTGACCGTCCAGGAGGAGTCAAACCTTCCTCCTGCACTGGCATCTCTCGATCCCGGCGACCAGCCCAAGCTTGACCCCGTCGACTCTGCTATTCTCCTCGCTTTCGCATCTGCCATCACAAACACCGCACCGGAGAACGGTCTCACCCGAGAGGAAACGCAGCCGTACGCGACCCGTGTGCTCGAAGGTGGCAGCTCAAACTGGCAAATCTACACTCAGGCCCTGCTGGTACGCAGCCGAGTCGAGGGCTACAAAGCCAGAACTGTCGAGAGATCCGTCCTGCAGATGCAAGCTCTCGTCGACCAGGTCATCGCCGACACCGCCACCTCCGATGAACAAGCAGGCACGTCAGTCGACGAGCCCACTACTTTCCTTCCTCGACCCGAGAAATCGGAatccgcctccgccgccgagcGTCTGGAGTACATCTGGATCCTGAGCTTCTCCACCCGCTGGAGCCTGGAGGCCGAGCTCGCCACCCGCTGGGTCAACCTTGGAGGTCTGCGCACTGCCCTGGACATCTACGAGCGTCTACAGATGTGGGCCGAGGCCGCTCTCTGCTACGCCGCCACCGAACGAGAGGACAAGGCCAAGTACCTCGTCCGCAGACAGCTCTACCAACCCACCGGCACGGACCCCGACGACGAGAACGAGAAATTCGACGGACCCGaactctcccctctccccgccGATGCTCCCCGCCTCCTCTGCATCCTGGGTGACATCGACACCGACCCAGCCATGTACGAGCGCGCCTGGGCAGTCTCCAACAACAGATACGCTCGCGCCCAGCGCTCCCTGGCCCGTCATTACCTCAGCCTGAAGCCCCCAGCCCTCGACAAAGCCGAAGACGCCTACCTCAAGAGTCTCCACATCAACCGTCTCAACCACGGCGCCTGGTTCGCCCTCGGCTGCGTGCAACTAGAGCTCCAGAAATGGGACGACGCCATCGACTCCTTCACCCGCACCGTCCAACTCGAAGACACCGACGCCGAAGCCTGGAGTAACCTGGCGGCCGCGATCCTGCGCTCTCCCAAACCCGCAGAATCAACCGAacccttccccatccccatcaccgaGGCCCCCACCAAggccgacgacgaagaagacgaagaagtcCCCAGCCAACCCGCACCCGAAGACCCCTACAAGCGCAAACGAGAAGCCCTAGCGGCCCTCCAACGCGCCGCCCAACTCAAACACAGCGACGTCCGCATCTGGGACAACGTCCTCACAGTGGCAGCCTCCATCCCCCCGCCCTTCACCCCCTTCCGCGAAGTCATCACCGCCCAACGCCGCGTCATCGAGCTCCACGGCTCCAAGAACGGCGAGAAGTGCATCGACCTCCCCATCACAGGACTCCTCGTCGACCACCTCGTCACCGCATACAACTACTCcgacctcctcatctccatcgaTGGCGACGACTCCACTGCAAAGGTCGTCCGCAGCGGCACCATCGCCGGCCAGATCCTCTCGCTCATCGACACCAGCATTGTGCCATTGATCACCCACTCCGCCCCGTTGTGGCTCCTCGTCGCGAGAGTCGAGGTGTTCCGTGAACGCCCGAGCATGGCCTTCGAGGCGCATGAGAAGGCGTGGCGCGCGACGGTTGCTTCGGCATCGCAGGGCGCGTTCCAGATGGCTGATGAGaagaggtggatggataTTGTGCGGGCGACGGAGAGGTTGGTGCGTGATGGATATGCGCGGTTTGGTCCGATGGATAAGGAGGGcacggaggagatggtcgCGAAGGACTGGAGGTTTAAGGCTAGGAGTGCGGTTAGAGGTATTCTGGGTAAGGGGAAGGAGTTTTGGGAGGATAGTGAAGGGTGGGCTAAGTTGAAGGAGTTGCAGAGTGAGGTGGGGAGTAATTAG
- a CDS encoding DUF890 domain protein (COG:S;~EggNog:ENOG410PIKW;~InterPro:IPR029063,IPR010286;~PFAM:PF05971;~go_function: GO:0008168 - methyltransferase activity [Evidence IEA]) → MRASRNIYKDEVDFTALALQSPEFAKYLKANGQLDFSDPDAVRQLTKSLLQRDFELKVEIPENRLCPPVPNRLNYILWLQDLLDTTGDEYRDNYDPDREVIGLDIGTGCCSIYPLLGCSMRPHWRFVATDIDNDNIRTSRDTVSANKLDSRIEIIQTDPKDELIPLDTKLNVDRLDFTMCNPPFYASRDELIASAEAKERPPFTACTGAEVEMVTTGGEIAFITRMIEESLHLRERVIWYTTMLGKLGSVSVLIETLLEHKNNNYAVTEFVQGNKTRRWAIAWSWTDLRPTVSIARGTAAIPKHLLPFPSEYIFTTQSESIDEVSSKIDTELSALHVQWLWRKNLATGVGFAMQNVWSRQARRKMQNPDAMAEMGEIDETKAALGFKVQVKKDAIDEKGVRVIVRWLKGKDSVLFESFCGMLKRKVEST, encoded by the exons ATGAGGGCCTCACGCAATATCTACAAGGATGAGGTGGACTTTACCGCCCTTGCCTTGCAGTCTCCCGAGTTTGCAAAGTA CTTGAAAGCCAATGGGCAACTGGACTTTAGCGACCCGGACGCTGTTCG TCAATTGACCAAGAGTCTGCTGCAACGCGACTTTGAGTTGAAAGTCGAGATTCCGGAGAATCGATTGTGTCCACCG GTCCCGAATAG ACTCAATTACATCCTGTGGCTGCAAGACTTGCTCGACACCACTGGCGATGAATACCGTGATAACTATGACCCTGACCGAGAAGTTATTGGGCTTGACAT TGGGACAGGATGTTGCAGCATCTACCCCCTGCTAGGTTGTTCCATGCGACCTCATTGGCGCTTCGTCGCAACAG ACATCGACAACGACAATATCCGAACATCGCGAGACACAGTCTCTGCGAACAAACTCGATTCTCGCATTGAGATCATCCAGACAGACCCGAAGGATGAGCTGATTCCTTTAGACACGAAGCTCAATGTCGACAG ACTCGACTTCACCATGTGCAATCCCCCATTCTACGCCTCGCGCGATGAATTAATAGCTTCCGCAGAAGCCAAAGAGCGACCTCCCTTCACA GCCTGCACCGGCGCCGAAGTAGAAATGGTCACCACAGGCGGCGAAATCGCCTTCATCACGCGCATGATCGAGGAAAGCCTGCACCTCCGCGAGCGAGTAATCTGGTACACCACCATGCTCGGCAAGCTAGGCAGCGTATCCGTCCTCATCGAGACGCTCCTCGAACACAAGAATAACAACTACGCCGTGACCGAATTCGTCCAAGGAAACAAGACCCGAAGATGGGCCATCGCCTGGTCATGGACGGATCTCCGTCCGACAGTC TCCATAGCACGAGGCACCGCCGCCATCCCcaaacacctcctccccttcccctcagaATACATCTTCACAACACAGTCCGAGTCCATCGATGAAGTCAGCAGCAAAATAGACACCGAGCTCTCCGCCCTGCATGTCCAATGGCTCTGGCGCAAGAACCTCGCCACGGGAGTGGGGTTCGCCATGCAGAACGTGTGGTCTCGGCAGGCGCGTCGCAAGATGCAGAACCCGGATGCGATGGCTGAGATGGGGGAGATTGATGAGACGAAGGCGGCGCTGGGGTTCAAGGTacaggtgaagaaggatgcgattgatgagaagggggtgagggtgatTGTGCGATggctgaaggggaaggaTTCGGTCTTGTTTGAGAGTTTTTGTGGGatgttgaagaggaaggttgAGAGTACTTAG
- the pldA gene encoding putative phospholipase PldA (COG:I;~EggNog:ENOG410PKYE;~InterPro:IPR016555,IPR015679,IPR001736;~PFAM:PF00614;~go_function: GO:0003824 - catalytic activity [Evidence IEA];~go_function: GO:0004630 - phospholipase D activity [Evidence IEA];~go_process: GO:0006654 - phosphatidic acid biosynthetic process [Evidence IEA];~go_process: GO:0048017 - inositol lipid-mediated signaling [Evidence IEA]), whose translation MDKFKHKLENLEEQFKETHIEEKAFHLKHKVGKFFNIVNPNHRHDEAHEKATDAKRTAISESHRFKSFAPIREGNKVKWYVDALDYLWAVSMALEEAKETIYIADWWLSPELFLRRPPFMAQEWRLDQILKRRAEAGVKIYVIVYKEVNQALTCNSAHTKHALRNLCPEGSPGHGNIKVLRHPDHNIFENAADMTLYWAHHEKFIVIDYALAFIGGIDLCFGRWDAHQHPLADVHPSNLRNEVFPGQEFNNNRIMDFQSVGDWQANELSKAEYGRMPWHDVAMGVMGDCVYDIAEHFVLRWNFIKRDKYKRDDSVDWLMLEGRTGDDEDLVAVQRPKFPCGEYLQHPLTPLDTKPLGQQGFARAQIVRSSADWSSGILTEHSIQNAYKEIISQAQHYVYIENQFFITATGDKQAPILNTIGQSIVEAVVRAAKEGRKFRVIIVIPAIPGFAGDLRQNEATGTRAIMDYQYKSILRGEHSIFGQISAQGVNPREHVFLFNLRAYDRINKTPALVKLESEAGVTYNDVQRGIAESIMSDSVHPAIGKEGDKHEVGYDNAQQEKEVRLARLRKYEEQHERHKELEGLKGSDSVAHTTMLNGGKMSDEPWEGDPEDEKENFIQEELYVHGKVCIVDDRVVICGSANINDRSQLGYHDSELAIVVEDQDFIGSTMDGKPYKAARVAATLRRQLWREHLGLLPAQNYDASEDPNAKPPYMCMNHILEGPEDDFVTDPMSDELWEMWTGRATVNTDMYRMLFRADPDDNVRTFDDYDRICPRGIKQGHLFDPFQPVNEIREKLDKIKGHLVWMPLEFLKDANMAEPGLAVNQITESIYT comes from the exons ATGGACAAGTTTAAGCATAAGCTCGAGAACCTGGAGGAGCAGTTCAAAG AAACCCACAtcgaggagaaggctttcCACCTCAAGCACAAAGTCGGCAAGTTCTTCAACATTGTCAACCCCAATcatcgccatgatgaagCGCACGAGAAGGCTACCGATGCCAAACGCACCGCGATCTCCGAATCCCACCGCTTCAAGTCGTTCGCGCCCATCCGTGAGGGTAACAAGGTCAAGTGGTATGTCGATGCTCTGGACTACTTGTGGGCTGTCTCAATGGCTCTAGAGGAGGCCAAAGAGACCATCTACATTGCCGATTGGTGGTTGTCTCCTGAATTGTTCCTCCGGAGACCTCCGTTCATGGCCCAGGAATGGCGGTTGGATCAGATTCTCAAGCGTCGCGCCGAGGCGGGCGTCAAAATCTACGTGATTGTGTACAAGGAG GTCAACCAAGCATTGACTTGCAATTCCGCTCATACCAAGCACGCGCTTCGCAATCTCTGTCCCGAAGGAAGCCCTGGTCACGGAAACATCAAAGTCTTGCGCCACCCCGATCATAACATCTTCGAGAATGCGGCTGACATGACCTTGTACTGG GCGCACCATGAGAAATTCATTGTCATTGATTACGCATTGGCGTTCATTGGAGGTATTGATTTGTGTTTCGGAAGATGGGACGCTCATCAGCATCCCCTGGCCGACGTTCACCCCTCTAACTTGCGGAACGAGGTCTTCCCCGGACAGGaattcaacaacaaccgcatCATGGATTTCCAGAGCGTGGGCGACTGGCAGGCCAACGAGCTTAGCAAGGCTGAGTATGGTCGAATGCCCTGGCACGACGTCGCCATGGGTGTGATGGGTGACTGTGTGTATGACATCGCAGAGCACTTCGTCCTGCGGTGGAACTTCATCAAGCGGGACAAGTACAAACGGGACGACAGTGTGGACTGGCTGATGCTGGAGGGTCGTACTGGGGACGACGAAGATCTGGTTGCCGTTCAGCGTCCGAAATTCCCGTGTGGCGAGTACCTGCAGCACCCTCTTACGCCTCTCGATACGAAGCCCCTCGGCCAGCAAGGCTTTGCACGGGCGCAGATCGTGCGCAGTAGCGCCGACTGGAGCAGTGGAATTCTGACGGAACATAGCATCCAGAACGCTTACAAGGAGATCATCAGCCAGGCTCAGCACTATGTCTACATTGAGAACCAATTCTTCA TCACTGCCACGGGAGACAAACAGGCGCCCATTCTCAACACCATTGGTCAGTCTATCGTCGAGGCCGTTGTCAGAGCTGccaaggagggaagaaaattCAGAGTGATCATCGTGATTCCCGCCATCCCTGGATTTGCGGGAGACCTCCGCCAGAATGAAGCGACAGGCACCCGCGCCATCATGGACTACCAGTACAAGTCGATCTTGCGCGGTGAACACTCCATCTTCGGCCAGATTTCCGCCCAAGGCGTGAACCCCAGAG AACACGTTTTCCTGTTTAACTTGCGCGCATACGATCGCATCAACAAGACCCCTGCTCTCGTCAAGTTGGAGTCCGAGGCGGGCGTGACTTACAACGATGTTCAACGTGGCATTGCCGAGTCTATCATGAGTGACAGTGTCCACCCGGCTATCGGCAAAGAGGGCGACAAGCATGAAGTGGGGTATGACAATGCAcaacaggagaaggaggttcgTCTCGCACGGCTGCGCAAGTACGAGGAGCAGCATGAGCGTcacaaggagctggagggccTCAAGGGTAGCGACTCTGTCGCCCACACCACCATGCTCAACGGCGGCAAGATGTCCGATGAGCCGTGGGAGGGCGACCCCGaggacgagaaggagaacTTTATTCAGGAAGAGCTCTACGTGCATGGAAAGGTGTGCATTGTCGATGACCGAGTTGTCATTTGTGGAAGTGCCAACATCAACGACAGA TCCCAACTTGGTTACCACGACAGCGAGCTTGCTATTGTTGTTGAAGACCAAGACTTCATCGGCAGCACCATGGATGGCAAACCGTACAAGGCCGCCCGTGTCGCTGCCACGCTCCGTCGCCAGCTCTGGCGGGAGCACCTTGGCCTGCTGCCCGCTCAGAATTATGACGCTTCTGAAGACCCGAACGCAAAGCCCCCCTACATGTGCATGAACCACATCCTCGAGGGACCAGAAGACGACTTCGTCACCGATCCCATGAGCGACGAGCTCTGGGAGATGTGGACCGGCCGCGCCACCGTCAACACCGACATGTACCGCATGCTATTCCGCGCCGACCCCGACGACAATGTCCGCACATTCGACGACTACGACCGAATCTGTCCTCGCGGCATCAAGCAAGGCCACTTGTTTGACCCCTTCCAGCCGGTCAATGAAATCCGCGAGAAGCTGGATAAAATCAAGGGCCATCTGGTCTGGATGCCACTGGAGTTCTTGAAGGATGCCAACATGGCCGAGCCTGGATTGGCGGTGAATCAAATCACAGAG AGTATCTACACCTAA
- a CDS encoding ribose phosphate diphosphokinase subunit PRS1 (COG:F;~EggNog:ENOG410PFQH;~InterPro:IPR029057,IPR000836,IPR000842,IPR029099, IPR005946;~PFAM:PF14572,PF13793;~go_function: GO:0000287 - magnesium ion binding [Evidence IEA];~go_function: GO:0004749 - ribose phosphate diphosphokinase activity [Evidence IEA];~go_process: GO:0009116 - nucleoside metabolic process [Evidence IEA];~go_process: GO:0009156 - ribonucleoside monophosphate biosynthetic process [Evidence IEA];~go_process: GO:0009165 - nucleotide biosynthetic process [Evidence IEA];~go_process: GO:0044249 - cellular biosynthetic process [Evidence IEA]), which produces MRGVQIFSGTSHPLLAETICERLGTQPARADLGKFSNGETSVNIGVSVRNQDVYIVQSGSGKINDSVMELLIMISACKGGSAKSITAVMPYFPYSRQSKKKSHRGAITARMLANLLSIAGVDHVITLDLHASQMQGFFGKPVDNLFAEPFIARWIRMNVPGWREAVVVSKNAGGTKRVTSLADTLKLNFGIVTTDRRRPKVPLGMADSTVFFDSIEEESTPVAKDKDQDPFTLHLQSGTSECSQSEDARGEPNSNMESLVAANYLRPETPSGARRPSELEAAHEYTDVRVREVITGRLVQGHLVDDDYPSTGPTSHPASGETTPGQSASRDEPEVPDSMVNSLISNTSSLPGDHALGGSFDAAESSDEEGSSGKHVEQEKTITLVGDVRDRTVFLVDDMIDKSKSWTAAAETVVKKGGAKKVYCIATHGLFTEESLEQMEACESIDHIVVTNSFPVPPQVVKRSKKLIVIDISSLLAESIRRHHYGESVSALFHLTD; this is translated from the exons ATGCGGGGAGTACAGATCTTCTCGGGGAcatcccacccccttctGGCTGAAACCATCTGTGAACGCCTGGGGACCCAGCCGGCTCGTGCCGATCTTGGGAAATTCAGCAATGGCGAGACCAGCGTAAACATTGGGGTGTCGGTGCGTAACCAGGATGTTTACATTGTCCAGAGCGGCAGCGGAAAGATCAACGACAGTGTCATGGAACTCTTGATTATGATCTCCGCCTGCAAGGGCGGGTCCGCAAAATCTATCACAG CGGTCATGCC GTACTTTCCGTACTCCCGCCAGtctaagaagaagagccaCCGTGGTGCCATCACTGCCCGCATGTTGGCTAACCTTCTCTCGATCGCTGGGGTGGACCATGTGATAACTTTGGATCTGCAT GCATCCCAAATGCAGGGCTTCTTCGGAAAACCCGTGGATAACCTGTTCGCCGAGCCCTTCATCGCCCGCTGGATTCGCATGAACGTGCCGGGTTGGCGCGAAGCTGTTGTGGTCAGCAAGAATGCAGGAGGCACCAAGCGTGTCACCTCGCTAGCAGACACACTCAAACTCAACTTTGGCATCGTCACGACTGATAGGAGACGTCCGAAAGTACCCCTCGGTATGGCGGATAGTACTGTCTTTTTCGATTCGATCGAGGAAGAGAGTACTCCCGtcgccaaggacaaggatcAAGACCCTTTCACTCTCCACCTACAAAGTGGTACTAGTGAGTGCAGTCAATCCGAAGATGCCAGGGGTGAGCCAAACAGCAACATGGAGTCTCTCGTAGCGGCAAATTACCTGCGTCCTGAAACCCCTTCAGGCGCTCGTCGTCCTTCCGAATTGGAAGCTGCACATGAGTATACTGATGTGCGAGTGCGCGAGGTCATTACTGGGCGGCTCGTGCAAGGTCACCTTGTGGACGACGACTACCCGTCAACCGGTCCTACTTCACATCCCGCTTCAGGGGAAACAACTCCGGGGCAGAGTGCCAGCCGTGATGAGCCCGAGGTCCCAGACTCAATGGTGAACTCTCTCATATCCAacacttcttcccttccaggCGACCATGCTCTAGGTGGCTCTTTCGATGCTGCTGAATCTTCAGACGAAGAGGGCAGCAGCGGAAAGCACGTTGAGCAAGAAAAGACTATCACCTTGGTTGGCGACGTCCGTGATCGGACCGTGTTCCTTGTCGATGATATGATCGACAAGAGTAAATCCTGGACTGCCGCAGCAGAAACTGTAGTGAAGAAGGGCGGCGCCAAGAAGGTATACTGCATTGCTACCCACGGCCTCTTCACGGAGGAATCCCTCGAACAGATGGAAGCTTGTGAGTCGATCGACCACATTGTCGTCACGAACAGCTTCCCTGTTCCACcgcaggtggtgaagaggtcaAAGAAGTTGATTGTCATTGATATCTCGAGTCTTCTGGCCGAAAGCATCAGACGCCATCATTACGGTGAAAG TGTTTCGGCGTTGTTCCACCTTACTGACTGA
- the MET8 gene encoding bifunctional precorrin-2 dehydrogenase/sirohydrochlorin ferrochelatase MET8 (COG:H;~EggNog:ENOG410PFN2;~InterPro:IPR006367,IPR028281,IPR028161,IPR028162, IPR036291;~PFAM:PF13241,PF14823,PF14824;~go_function: GO:0004325 - ferrochelatase activity [Evidence IEA];~go_function: GO:0043115 - precorrin-2 dehydrogenase activity [Evidence IEA];~go_process: GO:0006779 - porphyrin-containing compound biosynthetic process [Evidence IEA];~go_process: GO:0019354 - siroheme biosynthetic process [Evidence IEA];~go_process: GO:0055114 - oxidation-reduction process [Evidence IEA]), which translates to MAHKFPPVQGGGSLIVAWQAKAKHVLVVGGGEVAAGRILHALNADAKVTVVCPTSGLNDEVAFRVAEGQVNHIDRNFEAADLDGADMVLCAIDDPEASTQVWKLCKEKRIPANIADVPSECDFYFGSVHRDGPLQVMVSTNGNGPKLASIVRKKIADTLPDNMGAAIDNVGKLRRKLRDVAPNPDQGPKRMKWMSGVCESWSLEDLVQMDDSDMDGLLAHYASGKIPTLNEVRSS; encoded by the exons ATGGCACACAAATTCCCTCCCGTGCAAGGAGGAGGCTCCCTCATAGTCGCCTGGCAGGCGAAAGCGAAACATGTTCTAGttgtcggtggtggagaa GTAGCTGCAGGTCGCATCCTCCACGCCCTCAATGCCGATGCCAAAGTAACCGTCGTCTGTCCTACCTCCGGCCTCAATGATGAAGTGGCATTCAGGGTAGCAGAAGGACAAGTTAATCACATCGACAGGAACTTTGAGGCTGCCGATCTGGATGGCGCAGATATGGTACTCTGTGCCATTGATGACCCGGAAGCCTCGACACAGGTCTGGAAGCTCTGCAAGGAGAAGCGCATCCCTGCAAACATAGCTGATGTACCGTCGGAATGTGATTTTTACTTTGGTAGCGTCCATCGCGATGGGCCATTGCAGGTCATGGTCAGTACCAATGGGAACGGACCCAAATTGGCCAGCATTGTTCGCAAGAAAATAGCGGACACCCTCCCCGACAATATGGGCGCAGCTATAGACAACGTTGGTAAGCTGCGGAGGAAGCTCAGAGATGTCGCCCCAAATCCTGACCAAGGCCCGAAACGAATGAAGTG GATGTCTGGAGTTTGTGAGTCATGGAGCTTAGAGGATCTTGTTCAGATGGACGACAGTGACATGGACGGTCTCTTAGCCCATTACGCATCCGGGAAGATCCCGACCCTGAATGAAGTTCGGTCCTCTTGA